From the Chiroxiphia lanceolata isolate bChiLan1 chromosome Z, bChiLan1.pri, whole genome shotgun sequence genome, one window contains:
- the LOC116780706 gene encoding B-cell differentiation antigen CD72-like isoform X1: MAQNVVYADLKFAEGSPSTVPDEDDSPYENVLPGPVTAAPSPEHSPRRWHIPKALLPASLVLLLLLLVAIVALGACYWQVTRSLQDTSHNYAAEQDRLSQELSAQEQSLEQAQVELAWAREELQRAWHEGNISQLELDRMSIELGHIRGVLSKTEKEMQEVQGKLNNSKSTVSSLRACVNTDCCPSGWVLYRSKCLFISVQKKTWQSSKDDCKEKSAELLIQDSLLSLTVPHFVQESTEKYWIGASIYYDTRATSKWQDSSQTWNTVCRAIDNGKIRRTSCWNYFQWICEKSPKLSSTSEAQPPLLTKV, from the exons GCTGCCAGGGCCGGTGACAGCAGCGCCCAGTCCAG AGCACTCGCCCCGGCGATGGCACATCCCCAAAGCGCTGCTGCCAGCCAGCctggtcctgctcctgctgctgctggtggccaTCGTAGCCCTGGGCGCTTGCT ACTGGCAGGTCACCCGCAGCCTGCAGGACACCTCACACAACTATGCAGCCGAGCAGGACCGCCTGTCACAGGAGCTGAGCGctcaggagcagagcctggagcaggcaCAGGTGGAGCTGGCGTGGgccagagaggagctgcagcgAGCGTGGCACGAGGGCAACATcagccagctggagctggatAGAATGAGCATCGAGCTGGGGCACATCAGGGGGGTCCTGAGCAAGACGGAGAAGGAGATGCAGGAGGTGCAGGGGAAGCTCAACAACAGCAAGAGCACTGTGAGCAGCCTGCGTGCCTGTGTGAATACAG ACTGCTGCCCCTCGGGCTGGGTGCTCTACAGGAGCAAGTGTCTCTTCATCTCTGTGCAGAAGAAGACCTGGCAGAGCAGCAAGGATGACTGCAAAGAGAAATCCGCTGAACTGCTCATCCAAGACAGCTTGCTATCATTGACAGTACCG cattttgtgCAGGAGTCTACTGAAAAGTACTGGATTGGAGCAAGCATTTATTATGACACGAGGGCGACTTCTAAATGGCAGGACAGCAGTCAAACCTG GAATACAGTGTGCAGGGCAATAGATAATGGGAAAATCAGGCGTACATCATGCTGGAATTACTTTCAGTGGATCTGCGAGAAATCCCCGAAGTTGAGCAGCACATCTGAGGCCCAGCCTCCTCTCCTGACCAAAGTCTGA